The region TCCAAACTAGTGTTAAATGAGAGCGATCGCGCTGTCCAACGCGATCTAAGCGATGCCCATAAGCTACACCAACGCATTATGCAGGCATTTCCAGATGACTTGGAGAGCGATCGCCCCCGCCAGGATCTACATATCTTATTTCGCCAAGAGCCAGATAGTAATGTGGTTTTGGTACAGTCTGCGATCGCACCTAATTGGTCAATATTGCCCTCGGGCTATCTACAGGAGCATCACCAGAAGGAATGGCAGTTAGATATAGATCAATGTTCATCTGGGCGAATCTTGCAGTTTCGGCTACGGGCAAATCCAAGTAAGCGGGATAATCAAACCCGTAAGACG is a window of Candidatus Obscuribacterales bacterium DNA encoding:
- the cas6e gene encoding type I-E CRISPR-associated protein Cas6/Cse3/CasE; amino-acid sequence: MYLSKLVLNESDRAVQRDLSDAHKLHQRIMQAFPDDLESDRPRQDLHILFRQEPDSNVVLVQSAIAPNWSILPSGYLQEHHQKEWQLDIDQCSSGRILQFRLRANPSKRDNQTRKTIGLFHEADQVAWLQRQAERCGFRLHGIDVIPSPNVFGIKKGGKAPIRITTALYQGVLEVVEPELFLNAVRQGIGRGKSYGCGLLSISRITI